One window of Brevibacillus choshinensis genomic DNA carries:
- a CDS encoding DUF1850 domain-containing protein produces MLVRTQKGRTAFRLFSLLLLLAAVTGFCTIPLFPSLVIRDTLSHKLMWSSKIADDTTFGIRWTHSIHRSLIEEQYRIQGGQIILAEMSFHDYGIGMENELSPGEELVISDGAFRIRHMNRVFPALHLFIGQVRANHTLLFAGSEIPLSSIDKPGSAITIQAEKRSILSKIGGY; encoded by the coding sequence ATGCTTGTGAGAACACAGAAAGGGCGGACCGCGTTCCGCCTTTTCTCCTTACTGCTTCTACTGGCGGCGGTCACAGGCTTTTGCACGATCCCCTTATTTCCTTCTCTCGTGATTCGAGACACGCTGTCCCACAAGCTCATGTGGAGCAGCAAGATAGCAGACGATACGACCTTTGGCATTCGTTGGACTCATTCCATTCATCGCTCCTTAATTGAAGAGCAATACCGCATCCAGGGCGGACAGATCATTTTGGCGGAAATGTCCTTCCATGACTACGGTATCGGCATGGAAAACGAGCTGTCCCCAGGTGAAGAACTGGTCATCTCGGACGGAGCATTCCGCATTCGTCACATGAACCGTGTCTTTCCTGCCCTCCACTTGTTTATCGGACAGGTGCGGGCTAACCATACTTTGCTTTTCGCAGGCAGTGAGATTCCGCTTAGTTCCATCGACAAACCGGGATCTGCCATTACCATTCAGGCAGAAAAGCGATCCATATTGAGCAAGATAGGAGGCTACTAG
- a CDS encoding CvfB family protein: MYNKNKQVRTNTPPSQLQAGMTLEMTVARKTDIGYFLRSDKDEVFLHKNEAHGPLDMDDEVEVFLYHDHENRLAATMDLPYVGMGEYGWLEVVDLSSRMGVFLDNGINKHLLVFVDDLPKLRDEWPRPGDRMLVALKQDKLGRLLAKPVTEQEVMQISVLADESMKNKNVEATVYKVIAAGAFLLTEDDYIMFIHRDEMTERMRIGQTVRCRVSFVREDGRLNGSMRERKELQYGEDAEKLLRYMNNRDGAMPYTDKTEADIIQEKFQMSKSSFKRALGKLMKERRVEQVDGWTKVIKTD; this comes from the coding sequence ATGTACAATAAGAACAAACAGGTACGGACGAATACACCGCCCAGTCAATTACAAGCGGGGATGACACTGGAAATGACGGTGGCACGTAAAACCGACATTGGTTACTTTTTACGGTCGGATAAAGACGAAGTATTTTTGCATAAGAATGAGGCGCATGGACCTTTGGATATGGACGACGAGGTCGAGGTATTCCTGTACCACGACCACGAAAACCGTCTGGCTGCCACGATGGACCTGCCCTATGTAGGGATGGGTGAGTACGGCTGGCTGGAGGTAGTGGACCTCTCGTCGCGTATGGGCGTGTTTTTGGACAACGGGATCAACAAGCATCTGCTGGTGTTCGTTGACGATTTGCCAAAGTTGAGGGATGAGTGGCCGCGACCCGGTGATCGCATGCTGGTGGCTCTGAAGCAGGACAAACTGGGCAGACTTTTGGCAAAGCCTGTGACGGAACAAGAAGTCATGCAGATTTCCGTTCTGGCAGATGAGAGCATGAAAAACAAAAATGTGGAAGCTACGGTGTACAAAGTCATTGCAGCTGGGGCGTTTTTGCTGACCGAGGATGATTACATTATGTTCATCCACCGTGACGAGATGACAGAGCGAATGAGAATCGGTCAAACAGTACGGTGCCGCGTCAGTTTCGTGCGTGAGGATGGCAGATTGAATGGCTCCATGCGGGAGCGTAAAGAACTCCAATACGGAGAAGACGCAGAGAAGCTGCTCCGCTATATGAACAATCGTGATGGCGCTATGCCGTATACCGACAAGACGGAAGCAGACATCATCCAAGAAAAATTCCAGATGAGTAAGTCCAGCTTTAAGCGTGCGCTGGGTAAGCTGATGAAGGAACGTAGAGTCGAGCAAGTAGATGGCTGGACCAAAGTCATTAAAACCGATTAG
- a CDS encoding sensor histidine kinase, translating into MRENLYILLVMLLTVPIAGELKFHPFQDDFRISFGTTAFFFLLLWLRPSFVAGVLTGATVVLFRIILDWLSQDVVDVVVSFHMHLPAFFFYATFAGLFSLFRVNLFHHLPLWVGLLGTAAEIGANLVELSFRSSSWDNVLQLSVIGPITAIALIRSFFVLSFFNIIQLRQAKWMEKQQRNRNERVLMLISNLYEESIHLKKTLHQVEDITRECYDLYRKMKEQGADDWIDRYSKQALSIAGQVHEVKKDNQRIYAGLSKLISDQNERDYMPMGELIAMIVRAQEKYARLLGKTIWFESDVAAPYLACHIYTTLSLVNNLVANAVEAIQDKGTVSISASLSESRQWIQFSVADDGPGIQVKDKELLFMPGFTTKYDVSGKPSTGIGLCYVKEVIDNLQGHIEISEEKQERGTLFIIRLPIASLVQKG; encoded by the coding sequence ATGAGAGAGAACCTCTATATTCTTCTAGTCATGCTACTCACCGTGCCAATTGCGGGAGAATTAAAGTTTCATCCCTTTCAGGACGATTTTCGAATCAGCTTTGGGACGACAGCCTTTTTCTTTTTGCTGTTGTGGCTGCGGCCATCGTTTGTAGCGGGAGTACTGACGGGTGCGACGGTTGTGTTGTTTCGCATCATTCTGGACTGGCTGTCGCAGGACGTTGTTGATGTCGTCGTTTCGTTTCATATGCATTTGCCAGCTTTCTTTTTTTACGCCACGTTTGCCGGATTGTTTTCCCTCTTCCGTGTAAACCTGTTTCATCATTTGCCACTCTGGGTGGGCTTGCTCGGAACGGCCGCTGAAATCGGAGCCAATCTGGTCGAGCTGTCGTTTCGTTCTTCTTCGTGGGACAATGTTCTGCAATTGTCGGTTATCGGTCCCATTACAGCCATCGCACTCATCCGCAGTTTTTTTGTCCTCAGCTTTTTTAACATCATTCAGCTTCGGCAGGCAAAATGGATGGAGAAGCAACAGCGCAACCGAAATGAACGCGTTTTGATGCTAATTTCCAACTTGTACGAGGAATCTATTCATCTGAAAAAGACACTGCATCAGGTCGAGGACATCACCCGTGAATGCTACGATCTCTACCGGAAAATGAAAGAACAAGGCGCTGACGACTGGATCGATCGTTACTCCAAGCAGGCACTCTCGATCGCGGGACAAGTCCATGAAGTAAAGAAAGACAATCAGCGTATCTATGCAGGACTCTCCAAGCTGATTTCTGACCAGAATGAACGCGACTACATGCCCATGGGAGAATTGATCGCCATGATCGTACGTGCGCAGGAGAAGTACGCACGTCTGTTGGGGAAAACAATTTGGTTTGAGTCGGATGTAGCTGCTCCTTATCTGGCTTGCCATATTTACACGACCTTGTCACTCGTCAATAATTTGGTCGCAAATGCAGTAGAGGCCATTCAAGACAAAGGAACGGTATCGATCTCGGCATCTTTGTCAGAATCGCGCCAATGGATTCAATTTTCCGTTGCGGATGACGGTCCTGGAATTCAGGTGAAGGACAAAGAGCTGTTGTTCATGCCCGGATTTACCACGAAATACGATGTGTCTGGAAAGCCATCTACGGGTATCGGCCTTTGTTATGTAAAGGAAGTGATCGACAACCTGCAAGGTCACATCGAGATCTCGGAAGAAAAGCAAGAGCGCGGGACTTTGTTCATCATACGATTACCAATTGCCAGTCTCGTTCAGAAAGGGTGA
- a CDS encoding DUF5325 family protein, producing MNRYQLVTLALAFCVTACLIGVGISIGENSPLGILGCIVVAFSLMGFGFSYKRKNMR from the coding sequence ATGAATCGTTATCAATTGGTAACATTAGCTTTGGCATTTTGCGTAACCGCCTGTCTCATCGGAGTTGGCATTTCCATTGGGGAAAATAGCCCCCTTGGTATCCTTGGCTGTATCGTTGTTGCCTTCTCATTGATGGGATTTGGCTTTTCGTACAAGCGCAAGAACATGCGCTGA
- a CDS encoding TRAP transporter permease, producing the protein MSATNTPNMSQQEMDNLIAQYDKESAVRQFVGPMKWFTFLLLILFSVYQLSSTLFLTLPPQIHRPIHLAFGLGLVYLLYAGSSKGDKNKVGIVNIILALLGVGVCMYWVFDYEGLVTRTGNYTTLDMVVGGVAILLVLEAARRVVGIPITLIACIFLLYTYLGPYMPGFLEHRGSDVERIIGHSYYTLEGILGTPLAVSSTFIFLFVLFGAFLEKTGVGEYFNDLSLVIAGRRIGGPAKVAVFSSALQGTISGSSVANVVTSGAFTIPMMKRLGYRPEFAAAVEASSSTGGQIMPPVMGAAAFLMAEFIGVPYLDIAKSAALPAILFFVGIWIMTHFEAKRLGLRGLTKEELPDKKEVLKKMYLLLPIVIIITALMMNISAERSAIIGIISTIVVGAFRKETRMSLSDILEALASGARMALGVVAATACAGIIVGTITLTGIGLKLANGLIDLAGGQLFLTLFFTMIASLILGMGTPTTANYIITSTIAAPALVQLGVPEIAAHMFTFYFGIVADITPPVALAAFAAAGIAKSKPMRTGVESTRLSIAAFMAPYIFVVSPALLLIDTTFFESIWVMLTSTLGMIGVGAGLIGYWMAKLNPLERILAIAGGVLAVIPGIETDIAGFILLGLVFGLSLYKARKQKQQLQASA; encoded by the coding sequence ATGAGCGCAACAAACACACCCAACATGAGTCAGCAAGAGATGGACAATCTAATTGCCCAGTACGACAAAGAATCAGCTGTACGTCAATTCGTCGGTCCGATGAAGTGGTTCACCTTCCTGCTGCTCATCCTCTTCTCCGTTTACCAGCTGTCCAGCACGCTCTTTCTCACGCTTCCCCCGCAAATTCATAGGCCCATTCACTTGGCATTTGGTCTTGGGCTGGTCTACCTGCTATATGCCGGAAGCAGCAAGGGCGACAAAAACAAAGTAGGGATCGTTAACATCATCCTCGCCTTGCTCGGCGTCGGTGTCTGTATGTACTGGGTATTTGATTACGAAGGCCTGGTCACACGTACAGGAAATTACACCACCCTGGACATGGTGGTTGGTGGCGTTGCTATCCTGTTGGTACTGGAAGCCGCACGCCGCGTCGTGGGCATCCCGATTACTCTGATCGCTTGCATTTTTCTGCTCTACACTTATCTCGGCCCGTACATGCCCGGATTCCTCGAGCACCGGGGCAGTGACGTCGAACGGATTATTGGTCATAGCTACTACACACTGGAAGGGATACTCGGTACGCCACTCGCCGTTTCTTCCACCTTTATCTTTTTGTTCGTTCTGTTTGGAGCCTTTCTGGAAAAGACCGGTGTCGGTGAGTACTTTAACGACTTGTCCCTGGTGATTGCAGGGCGTCGCATCGGTGGCCCTGCCAAAGTAGCGGTCTTCTCCAGTGCACTCCAAGGAACCATCAGCGGCAGCTCCGTTGCCAACGTCGTTACATCTGGCGCTTTTACCATCCCGATGATGAAACGCCTCGGCTACCGTCCTGAGTTTGCCGCAGCTGTAGAAGCCTCTTCCTCCACAGGTGGACAGATCATGCCTCCTGTAATGGGAGCGGCAGCCTTCCTGATGGCCGAATTTATCGGCGTTCCTTATCTGGATATTGCCAAATCAGCGGCATTGCCTGCCATCCTGTTCTTTGTCGGGATCTGGATCATGACTCACTTTGAAGCAAAGCGTCTCGGCCTGCGTGGCTTGACCAAAGAAGAGCTGCCAGATAAAAAAGAAGTTCTGAAAAAAATGTACCTGCTGCTGCCAATCGTCATTATCATTACGGCTCTGATGATGAACATTTCTGCAGAGCGTTCCGCTATCATCGGAATTATCTCGACCATCGTCGTCGGGGCTTTCCGCAAAGAAACACGCATGTCTTTGTCTGATATTCTGGAAGCACTCGCTTCTGGTGCAAGAATGGCACTCGGTGTCGTTGCCGCTACAGCCTGCGCAGGAATTATCGTAGGTACCATTACCTTGACGGGTATCGGTCTGAAGCTCGCGAACGGCTTGATCGACCTGGCAGGTGGACAACTGTTCCTGACACTGTTCTTTACGATGATCGCTTCTCTCATTCTCGGGATGGGGACACCTACTACAGCGAACTACATCATTACATCGACCATCGCTGCACCTGCACTCGTGCAACTGGGAGTGCCGGAAATTGCTGCTCACATGTTTACGTTCTACTTTGGTATCGTGGCTGACATTACGCCACCAGTCGCTCTGGCCGCCTTTGCCGCAGCCGGCATAGCCAAGTCAAAACCGATGCGAACCGGTGTCGAGTCTACCCGATTATCCATCGCCGCCTTTATGGCCCCGTACATCTTTGTTGTTTCACCCGCCCTACTCTTAATCGATACGACATTCTTTGAATCCATCTGGGTCATGTTGACTTCTACTCTCGGAATGATCGGGGTGGGTGCGGGATTGATTGGCTACTGGATGGCAAAGCTTAATCCATTGGAACGCATCCTGGCAATAGCTGGCGGTGTTTTGGCCGTCATTCCAGGTATCGAAACCGACATCGCTGGATTTATCTTGTTGGGTCTCGTATTCGGCTTGTCCCTATACAAAGCACGCAAGCAAAAGCAGCAGCTGCAAGCTTCCGCTTAA
- a CDS encoding tetraprenyl-beta-curcumene synthase family protein has protein sequence MSELRNPWQLLYRVYRHVQPVLEREFAAWRERAQTIPNPELRKQALDSMNTKKFHCQGGSVYAAQVIPYVETIVPLIVAYQTISDYLDNLCDRSTSLDPQDFRQLHVSMQDALTPGAPLRDYYLYREEKDDGGYLMSLVQTCQRYAAQLPAFTKIQPQVVEFSTLYSDLQVYKHIAPHLREGELLKWWGKYEEKYGELYWQEFAAVTGSTIGIFALFCLATQEDVSDEQIREVSEAYFPWLCGLHILLDYLIDLEEDRLGGDLNFVSYYDSERDATDRLQYFIKQAKASVRRLPNPSFHRMIVDGLIAFYLADRKVNRSQPRIYTIAKQLLKQAKGLPSLLFYVNSLLVRR, from the coding sequence GTGAGCGAACTGCGTAATCCATGGCAGCTACTGTATCGAGTCTATCGCCATGTCCAACCTGTTCTGGAACGAGAGTTTGCGGCTTGGCGTGAGCGAGCGCAGACCATTCCCAATCCGGAACTGAGAAAACAGGCATTAGATAGTATGAACACGAAGAAATTTCATTGCCAGGGAGGATCGGTGTACGCCGCCCAGGTGATTCCATACGTAGAGACGATCGTGCCGCTGATTGTGGCCTATCAAACGATTAGCGATTATTTGGACAACCTGTGTGATCGCAGCACGTCTTTAGATCCGCAAGATTTTCGGCAGCTTCACGTATCCATGCAAGATGCCCTTACACCGGGAGCACCATTGCGAGACTACTATCTATATCGGGAAGAAAAGGACGACGGCGGGTATCTGATGTCACTGGTTCAGACCTGTCAGCGATATGCGGCACAATTGCCCGCTTTTACCAAGATTCAGCCTCAAGTAGTGGAGTTTTCGACCCTGTACAGCGATCTTCAAGTGTACAAGCACATTGCCCCGCATTTACGGGAAGGTGAGCTGCTGAAGTGGTGGGGGAAATATGAGGAAAAGTATGGGGAACTGTACTGGCAGGAGTTTGCGGCGGTAACAGGCTCAACGATCGGGATTTTTGCCCTGTTCTGTCTGGCGACGCAGGAGGATGTATCCGATGAGCAGATCCGTGAGGTGAGTGAGGCTTACTTCCCGTGGTTGTGCGGCTTGCACATTTTGCTTGATTATTTGATTGACCTGGAAGAAGACAGACTGGGCGGGGATCTAAACTTCGTCAGTTACTATGACTCGGAGCGGGACGCAACGGATCGTTTACAATATTTCATAAAACAAGCAAAGGCAAGCGTTAGACGCTTGCCAAATCCTTCATTTCACCGTATGATCGTGGACGGGCTCATTGCATTTTACTTGGCAGATCGAAAAGTAAACCGCAGCCAGCCACGTATTTACACCATTGCAAAACAGCTGCTAAAACAGGCGAAAGGCTTGCCATCGCTGCTGTTCTATGTGAATAGTTTGCTTGTGAGAAGGTAA
- a CDS encoding toprim domain-containing protein, with translation MADCVIIVEGKTDRERLLKVLAEPVTILCTYGTYSPEKGEELVQLTQEAEEVYLFTDEDFSGKKLRAHLMEDFPQAIQLHTQKMYGEVANTPLQVLADILERAGFAVDPLHLELG, from the coding sequence ATGGCAGATTGTGTCATTATTGTGGAAGGAAAAACGGATAGGGAGCGGCTACTGAAAGTATTGGCGGAGCCCGTTACGATTCTGTGCACGTATGGGACCTATAGCCCTGAAAAGGGAGAGGAGCTCGTCCAACTAACCCAAGAAGCTGAGGAAGTGTATCTGTTCACGGATGAAGACTTTAGTGGGAAAAAATTACGTGCACACTTAATGGAAGATTTCCCTCAGGCGATACAGCTGCACACGCAAAAAATGTACGGGGAAGTAGCGAATACGCCGCTGCAAGTATTGGCAGACATTCTGGAGCGGGCAGGCTTCGCAGTCGATCCTCTACACCTCGAACTTGGTTGA
- a CDS encoding undecaprenyl-diphosphate phosphatase — protein MLLLLEHIFLGIVQGLTEFLPISSTGHLVLFRKLFGLQEAGLLFDTMLHLGTLIAVVIVFWRQIQYILTHPFSKLTKLLVVGTIPTAVIGLAFEDYFEEISRTGVTIGWEFLVTGAIIWGVESMRRGRRTFDQISYTDALIIGTLQGAAILPAISRSGLTIAGSLMRGIDRADAARFSFLLSLPAILGACVLQTAKLAKAPLETSLLIPMIVGTMFSAIAGYFAIRWMLKIISTGSMKGFAIYVWILGIIILAFQWWGGNQDIGKASYREPAFHLLSSLSGYRLATSFPTRITIP, from the coding sequence ATGCTTCTGCTACTCGAACATATCTTTTTAGGTATCGTGCAAGGCTTGACCGAATTCTTGCCCATTTCCAGTACTGGTCACCTCGTCCTGTTCCGCAAGCTATTTGGCTTGCAAGAAGCAGGTCTGTTATTCGATACGATGTTGCATCTAGGGACACTCATTGCCGTGGTCATCGTCTTTTGGCGGCAAATTCAATACATCCTCACACATCCTTTTAGCAAGCTGACGAAGCTACTAGTTGTCGGCACGATTCCGACAGCCGTCATCGGTCTCGCCTTTGAGGACTATTTTGAAGAAATCTCGCGAACCGGCGTCACGATCGGCTGGGAGTTTCTCGTGACTGGCGCCATAATCTGGGGAGTGGAATCCATGCGCCGAGGACGCCGCACCTTTGACCAGATCAGTTACACGGACGCCTTGATTATTGGCACCCTGCAAGGAGCTGCCATCCTCCCGGCCATTTCCCGTTCCGGACTTACCATTGCCGGTTCCCTCATGCGTGGGATCGATCGAGCAGATGCGGCTCGTTTTTCGTTCTTGCTCTCCTTGCCGGCCATCTTAGGGGCATGCGTCCTGCAAACAGCCAAGCTCGCCAAAGCGCCATTAGAGACTTCTCTACTGATCCCGATGATCGTCGGCACGATGTTTTCGGCAATCGCCGGCTATTTCGCCATTCGCTGGATGCTGAAAATCATCAGTACGGGCTCCATGAAAGGCTTTGCCATCTATGTATGGATCTTGGGGATCATCATTCTCGCCTTCCAGTGGTGGGGTGGTAACCAAGATATAGGTAAAGCCAGCTACAGAGAGCCGGCTTTTCATTTGCTTTCTTCCTTATCAGGATACCGGCTCGCCACGAGTTTCCCGACTAGAATCACGATCCCGTAA
- a CDS encoding response regulator produces the protein MRYFITDDDPAIRSMLTHIIEDADLGEVCGEAEDGSQIDRDFLEWKRADILLIDLLMPNRDGIETVRQLQDYPGKIVMISQIESKEMIAEAYSLGIEYYITKPVNRLEVISVMQKVRERILLQQSIEGIQRSLSVLGGNAGQPKKEQVYTERSITTSARFLLTELGMISETGSRDLLDMMEYLHRWEKEKSGDGNFPSLKEIFLQVAAIKLGTEEAALVQKEIKAAEQRVRRAIYQALTHLASLGLTDYSNPKFETYASTFFDFTEVRKRMRELESQKETALSSTKINTKKFMFVLYMESKRRIG, from the coding sequence ATGCGTTATTTCATTACAGATGATGATCCCGCTATTCGATCCATGCTCACTCATATCATTGAAGATGCCGACTTGGGTGAAGTCTGTGGGGAGGCGGAGGACGGCTCGCAGATTGACCGTGATTTTCTGGAATGGAAACGGGCTGATATTCTCCTGATTGATCTGTTGATGCCAAATCGTGACGGGATTGAGACAGTGCGCCAATTGCAGGACTACCCTGGAAAGATCGTCATGATTTCGCAGATCGAATCCAAAGAGATGATTGCAGAGGCGTACTCTTTGGGGATCGAATACTACATCACCAAGCCTGTAAACAGGCTGGAAGTGATCAGCGTCATGCAAAAGGTACGTGAGAGGATACTCTTGCAGCAATCGATCGAAGGTATCCAGCGCTCATTGAGTGTGCTCGGAGGAAATGCGGGTCAACCGAAAAAAGAGCAGGTCTACACGGAGCGCAGCATCACCACATCCGCACGCTTTCTGCTGACGGAGCTGGGCATGATCAGTGAAACGGGGTCAAGGGATCTACTCGATATGATGGAGTATCTGCATCGCTGGGAAAAAGAAAAATCCGGAGACGGAAATTTCCCTTCCTTAAAAGAGATTTTTTTACAAGTCGCAGCAATCAAACTGGGGACCGAGGAAGCAGCCCTCGTACAAAAAGAGATAAAGGCAGCAGAGCAGCGAGTTCGTCGCGCCATCTACCAGGCTTTGACCCATCTAGCCTCCCTTGGGCTGACGGACTACAGCAATCCCAAATTCGAGACGTATGCCTCTACCTTCTTTGACTTTACCGAGGTGCGCAAACGTATGCGCGAACTGGAGTCGCAAAAAGAAACGGCCCTGTCTTCCACGAAAATCAACACAAAGAAATTCATGTTCGTTCTTTATATGGAATCCAAACGCAGGATCGGATAA
- a CDS encoding TAXI family TRAP transporter solute-binding subunit, which yields MKKRSTLLSLTLLLTMSLVTACGGGGNAAPGGNTSGGSNDPSQLVIATGGTGGTYYPLGGGMADHITKNAGITATAQATGASAENIRLLRDKKADIAFTQNDIAEYAAKGTNMFEKDGKIEAFQALGALYDETIQIVVSADSNIKTVADLKGKRVSVGAPGSGTEVNAQQILEAYGLKFEDTQLQRLSFADSAKAIQDGQLDAAFQTAGTPTAAITELAATTGVKIIPIEADKIDAIIAKYPFYVKTTVPANTYQTVPEEVTTVSVKSMLVVRADLSEDLVYKMTKAIFDNTDKLGHAKAKEIKMESVLAGVSLPVHPGAKKYFDEKGVK from the coding sequence ATGAAAAAACGCAGTACGCTTCTCTCGCTGACCCTGCTCTTGACCATGTCCTTGGTTACAGCATGTGGCGGCGGTGGCAACGCAGCTCCAGGAGGAAATACCAGTGGCGGCAGCAACGATCCGTCACAGCTGGTCATCGCTACAGGCGGTACAGGTGGTACTTATTATCCACTGGGCGGCGGAATGGCTGACCACATCACCAAAAACGCTGGTATCACAGCAACAGCTCAAGCAACTGGTGCATCCGCTGAGAACATCCGCCTGCTGCGCGACAAAAAAGCTGATATCGCTTTCACGCAAAATGATATCGCTGAGTACGCAGCAAAAGGTACAAACATGTTTGAAAAAGATGGAAAAATCGAAGCATTCCAAGCACTGGGCGCTCTCTATGACGAAACGATCCAAATCGTAGTGTCCGCTGACAGCAACATCAAGACCGTAGCCGACCTGAAAGGCAAACGTGTTTCTGTAGGCGCACCAGGTAGCGGTACCGAAGTAAACGCTCAACAAATTCTGGAAGCGTACGGCCTGAAATTCGAAGACACCCAATTGCAACGCCTCTCCTTTGCTGACTCTGCCAAAGCAATCCAAGACGGACAGCTGGATGCTGCGTTCCAAACAGCTGGTACACCAACAGCTGCCATCACCGAATTGGCTGCAACAACAGGCGTAAAAATTATCCCGATCGAAGCAGACAAGATCGACGCGATCATTGCCAAATATCCTTTCTATGTAAAAACAACCGTTCCAGCTAACACGTATCAAACCGTACCAGAAGAAGTGACTACCGTTTCTGTTAAGTCCATGCTGGTTGTACGCGCTGATTTGAGCGAAGACCTCGTTTACAAAATGACGAAGGCAATCTTCGACAACACAGACAAACTCGGTCATGCAAAAGCAAAAGAAATCAAGATGGAAAGCGTATTGGCTGGTGTGAGCTTGCCTGTACATCCAGGAGCGAAAAAGTACTTTGATGAAAAAGGCGTGAAATAG